The Silene latifolia isolate original U9 population chromosome Y, ASM4854445v1, whole genome shotgun sequence sequence taataaaatacaacatccatcaatatttcgtggctttatctattacatcacaaatttttagttttaattaagttactaataactcgaaaaaactataaatcgattatgcatgcaacatcctatgctctgataccaattgttagattcatatacctattattagacttttttGATGGTGAACGAATTAACATTTTATTATGAgttcttaagatctagtgcatgcataactaaaatagagataaaataagaaaacaatggttcttacattgtattttggttcgaaataagggcacaaataaggacaccttccttatttgttcttgagcttaaatgtaatggatgatcctccaaatccCAAATATAGAGATGCTCCTTaacaattgcacccaagactatttcccttaaaactaatatatgAATTAACTAGATTTATATTTTAGTATCCTTAAATGTTTCTAAAAGAATtcatattactacactagtaatattatgTTGTAATACTAGAATGTGGATGAACAACTTTATAAAATCTAAAAAAATTTTAGAGAGAGTTGAGAGAGAAGGATACGAATGTAAGCCTTAGAATAAGAAtgagaaaaaatgagaaaaaatttCTCACAATAAATAGGAGAGGCTGGGTGGGATGAAGGCCATAGCCAATGCATGGCCTCCTatttatcctttttctcttctCCAAGATGTGTAAGGCTAGGTAGAATAGGTATGATTATGtcaattttaaccattaaaataaatcacccataaTCCACTAATCCCTCCATCATTTCGGTCcacacataaaatggacttccattttatttttttaatttgtcatttgtcacacaatatgtcacatgtagtatgtaacatattattaattaatttaatgcatatttatcaaataaatatcattatatacattaattaaattacatataacaaattgtctagtaattctaCATCACATAAAAAAAATGGGTCATGTtgatataattcacaacatattgtattatATTTAACTGTTCATTCTTATCATAATTGTTTCATAAgcaataatgaattttagtaataaaatattttaattactaaaataaatcttgtttaatcaaattataataagatataaaatttctcactcacaaatgaattgttcaaatttaaggaattgattaacttgtatcgatatacaattaatcaactagtctattaagggaattgtcctataggtgtgaccttaagggatcaacaccgtcaaacgacagtaatgtcaaattctaggtagccaatcattactgattaatgttcatcagttgactatataaatgaatcatcccttatgtattcttaatttaagatttaaacatgtgattgcactattgttgagtacacatactccaacagatgCTTCCTTGAGAATGTTATTTATCAATATGGATTGCTCATAGGTGAGCTCTTTGTAAgctagagcggcttcaaggagGTCTACTTCCAATACCCAATGCttgtttttggcctcacttgcttctaaagcttccaatgcttgcaaatggtctttgatgagagtagtgctcacatggtcctctacacaacaatatATAAGATCCATCTTGCGAAATAAACTAAGAGAAAATGGTGATAAGTACATTGAGGAAGTTTTCTCCCTCAAGgcaagaaagacacaactaaaaacaattaacgaaaatcaaatcaattgaacaccgtccccgacaacggcgccatttttggtccggttaaaactcgtcgtcaaaaccTACCAACCGAAACAGTATTTATAACtacacaaactactcttagtaaagaggtaagtaaaggtcggatcccaagggacgggtatcggatcccaagggacgggtatcggatcccaagggacgggtattgatgtaggattttcaattgcaagtagctatgtcttaggatgtcacaaattatgggttgagatgagatatagtctaaactaatcaacaatatgaatgaaagtaaagcaaataaagcggtttgtaaacaattgattaaaagcactagggtgtcatgggttcataggggattcattgaaatagattatacaaatatgttctcaaatagatgcaagcacttattgttgtgatgggatcgagttagtgtatatcttaccatccctaggaagatttaggtcccggagccaagtcgtctagactgtacaacacctacaagtcaacttagtctcgccctattcaactctatgcatggtgtaatgaggctcgagttggtttatgtcttacaagcctcattgaaaagataagatatgggtaaaaaatgcaaggattcataggctcgcatttcatcaaacataacatgtgcataggttgaaatcacaacaagcaagcaaattaattatgaaaacctattagattaagcatagatcaattcccatgtttgtttcccctaattccccattaaccctagctaaaaaaCTACTCACTcctgatcaagtttagcatgataATAAGGTTgccaatcatactaacaaagcaaaccatgatgaataaatgatgtaattaataataattaaacaagggtaagaagagattatacctatggagatgatccaaataataaagcaaagaataatagaagtactttatgaatgatgaaaggttgtcaatcctccaataaacccaaataaacttctaattacccaaacaaaactaagaacaattgagagaactaaggaaagattaagatgtaatTACTATTGAGaagtgtattacaactaaattaagattaattaaggattgattaaaagttgattaagaGTTGATTCAGAATTGAttataatctaggtagtacaatggggtatttatactaaaaataagtacaaggattagggttactaagggcttaaatgactaagaccctaagagaagcttgaggaattgcaactcccgagggacatgcgcggatcgcgCTTGCAACTCCaaccaggatccgctcgtcctcaccTGAAGCACGACCTGTCttgtaagaagatccgctcgggctggcagTCGGGACACTCGGATCGAGCTCTggtacgctcgtcctgagctcaagCCGCTTGGATCGTGGCACATGATTCTTCTCatgtttggctccttaacaatccgcggggattgtgttggggatgcaagaaTCTTTTCATCATcacccatttcactttatttacttgcttaggcctctagtgtcggtttcctcttcgatgcttggtcattagatgcgattcatttagctccatttcgctccataactgcaaggttagcgatcctctcctaccaaggacacaaaacctcaaagaatatgcaaaatgggaaattaaagataagaaatgagcctaatatatgctagaaagcatgggaacgaggttaattcggggactaaatgtgctcaaatatgattCACATCAGAGTGGAGGGGGCAGGGGCGGGTTCCGTGGGCAGGACGATATGCATGGTGAGTTGGAACCATGACTCAACGGTGGGGAGCGGTGGGTTGGTGGTGGTTGCAGCGAAGAAATGGGTAAGAGGAGTCAGTAAAACAAACACGACAAGAAATATAGATGCAATTAGTATCGGGATCAAGATATAAGTAGGCATGTTTAGAGGGTGATTAACCGATAAAGACACATGCCTTTGAACGAGGGTTGAGTTTGTGAAGAGTGTAGAGATGTAACCAATGGAAGCAGATCGAGGCAGCCAATGTATGAAAATTTTTATATTTGGGAGGGGATTAAAATAAACATTCATATGGAGAGTTATTGTGAAGTGTGGAGGTTGGCATTCAGTTGATTAAATACACGGCCGTATGAAAAGCATAAGGCTAGTAGATTAATGGCATTGAGGAATAGGCAAGGAGCACAAGACCGGTGTCTACGATGTGGCGATGTCGTCTTTTAGCAAAACCATTGTGCTCAGGAGTATGCGGTGGAGATATAAGGCGTTGAATACCGTGAGTGGCAGGTTCGGGTTTAAGCTTTTCAAATTATCCACCATTATCCAATCGAAAGATTAAAATTGTTCTAGTAAATTTCTATTCTACAAGTTCTTTAATTAAAAAGAAGAAACAATTGCCTAGTGCCGGACTTCTTTTTAAGTGGATATAGCCATGTGAATTTCGTAAAATGATCCAACAAAAATAACGTAATATTTGCATTGATCAATCAAGTATACAGGCGGCGTCCATAAATCACTAAAAATTACTTCGAGTGGAAATTGCTTTTGAAGAGACAACACATCAAATGGAAGCTTATGACTTTTGTAAATGTGACAAGCCTTGCAAACAAGATTATTATTAATCGAATTTTTTGGTAGGAAAACTAGAAACAATAAGCTTTAAGACAAATGATTGAGGATAGCCAAAACGATGATGAAGATTCACATTCTGAAGAGCAACAATGTGAGCTTGAGCGTGAGACGATATCGGCCAGTATTAGACACCATCTTTTGCAGGGCCCATAAGTAAGGTTGTACCAATTTTAGGGTCCTGACATAAAAACAAGTAGAAGAAAACTCAATAGACAAATTATTATCGACAAAAACTCAAACACGCAAATAATGTTTTTGTGAATTAAAGGAGCATGAAAGACTTTTATAAGACGAAAGAAAGAGAGGGAGGCAGAACTAGTGTTTAGAATAGGAATATCCAAGCCATCACCGATGACAATTTCATAAGTGCCATCGTAAGGAAAGTGAAGGGATAGGTTGTTGAGATTGGAGGTGACGTGGTGTAAAGAACCTCTGTCAAGTAGCAATGGTGAGGGCGGCTGAGAGGGGAAATGGCGGTCGGATTGTCTTGTGGTTTGGTGGTGGGGGTGCGAGTATAGCGGGGCACCTGAATGTGAGGATATAGTGCCTTGAATTTCGGTCAATAGCCAAGAGTATGGCCTTGTACGTGACACCACTGGCACTTCCCTTTGAAGGGATTTTTGGGATTTTTATTTGGGGCAACGGAGGCGGATGGGGTAGGAcgaggattggaggaggaaggGATAATGTTGTGGTAGACATTGGTGGGGTGGGAAATGGCAGAGAATGTGGTAAGGTTGGTCGAGGCAGATTGTTGGATTAGAAGTTCTTGATTGATAAATGTTTCGAGCATTTCGTGAATTGTGATCGGGGTGTCACAAACGTTGACGGCGTCGATGACAGGTTGGTAAGAGGAGGCTAAACCATTGAGAACTTGATCCGTGACATCCTCAGTGGATATGATTGTGCCAAGGAGAGCAAGTTCATCGACGGTCGTTTTGATGTGGGTTATATAATAAGCTATGGAGGACGAAAATTTGGATATATGTTTTCGATTGTGATGGGAGTTCTTTGATATAACCACGAGAAGGAAGGGCATAGGAATTGGCATGGGAATTTCACGCTCCCTTCGTGGCGGTTTTAGGTTGAGGAGAGGGCTAACGACAGAGGTAAGGGTGCTCGCTAAGGCGCCCAATAGAAGCTTGTTTTGCCGGAACCAAGTACTGTAGGTCGGATTCGGGGTGGATTCTTTATCTTTTCGGTGAGAAATTGTTGCGGGGTCGTTTAAAGCTCTATacccctaattagactcctctaatttgTTACTAAATAACGTTTTTTAGTGTTTTAGGACCTAGTTATCATGCATTCAAATTATAAGACATAATAAGAAAAATATAAGATGAATTTTCCTTACATTGGGTTTAAGGCAATAAGAATAACAACCTCTGTTATTTTATGGAACTTCTACAAGCTCTTGGATGATCCTCCTTCCTAAGTGTCTAATGTAGAAGACATCCTTTGGTTTGCACCCAAAATTTTACCCCAAAATCTCTACAAATATGGGCTAGATAATATGTAAAGATAACACTTGTTTTATACTAAAATTATTACTACTAAAGTAATATTTTGTGAATAATATTGTATTTGAGTTTATTTGTTAGTTAGATGATCAACACTTGATCAATATTTgtgatgaatgaatgaagaaaaagaacaagttttatttattttttttcctcTCACAACCGAGCCTAAGAGGTAGTTCTAGATAAATTTTTTTGGTTCTCTTTTTTCCTCCACCAAATGTCTCTCATCTTATTCGTATATAAGAGACAAAGGTTTGGCAAGATGATGTCATTAGCACATGGTTTATGGTCTTTTATTTTCCAAAACATTATGTCATACAATGATATAGATACAACCGGCCACCATGTAGACATATGAGTCTTATTTCACTTTTGACATTTGTCTTATAAATACTAATAAGTCTTATACttatttatcttatataattaagtATTAATATGACCATTTAACATTTAAATGTCATCATTAACTAAAAATATACACTTAACTTTTAAGTGATATTtgaccattatatcaatatatagtAGGTCTTATAAAACCcgattagctaattttacaacttcttgtaaattAATTAGCTAATAACGTCTACCTCACAATATGTACCAAAACCtcaataatttaataaaataacATTTAATTACTAAATATCATCTTATTTAATTATATCAACATaagacataaaattaattagtcaattatcacataattgaataataaattctTTAGGACTGAGTTTCTAACTCATTATCAAATATAAATCATTTGATTAACCTTTAGTCAATATATTGAAGGGAATAATTACACTGTATCATATTCAATTAATTAGTTTATCCATTGGAGCTTCATCTTATAGGTGTGATCGAAAGGGACTAACTCAACaccgccgtcatacgacagtaacgtGTAACACCTAGACGGCtgaccgttaccgatatacgttgactAGCTGacgattataataataaaatatatcTAAgagatattcctttaatgagattttatAAGTAGACGcgctattgtggaggacacctacaccaacaatctcccacttgtccgacacaagtgtgcgctaccaattctcttgtccgttatatctgctactcaatgcaaggtgtctttcaggttgtacttgtacttgatcatatcatgagtgatTTCCTCGATCGGGAGAGTAACCGTCTGATCAAAAAACCTACCATATATcttttccgagcgtggccacgcattttcagtcaCTACTCCTCAATTGGCCCTGAGATGTTTAAACCCTGCGAGGGTGGACAACTCCTGTTAACCTATTTTTCTTTGTTCAATCACAGATCACCATTACCTAGAATATGCCCATCGGCCCCCTTTTACGGCGCGACTTAGGACAAAACCAAAGCCAATTGAAAACTGTActaactcagacaaatagtcgccAGTCAAAAGCATCAACTCATAGGAATATTATAGAAGTCCTCACCACGACCAAGCTTCATAAATTAGAAGGACTCTATAGGTGGTCACTGTCCGACAGAGTGTcctacagtctgcctatgtaatcgaccagtcatctccATGACCCCATGGTGGCTGAACTCACCAtcgatcgacttacaatctagtcatttcgagatgtcacctcattaagtaaccaGAGACAAAATAAAATGTTAATGCAATTCACTTGAAAGGTTCAAGATTGTCTCTACAATCTCTTCGGATCTACAAAGTATAAATGTATAAAATTCAAATGATACTGAATAATGTAGCTTTGAAAATAAAACTCAAActataaatgtgattatcatatatgtaaAAATTAATACAATATCTAATTAATACATATCATATAATCTACAGTAATTCAGGCATACGTCTCAATCCCATTGAAACTACATGACTATTATGTCTAGCCTACGACAAacgcttggttaaaggatcagcaacaTTCTCGTCTGTCCTAACCTTACAAACCAATACTTCCCCTTTTTCTATGTAATCTATAATTTTATGAAATTTTCTGAGTAGACTTATTACTAGACGTGGGCTCCTtagcttgaaaaatagccccactatTGTAACAAAATatcgtgataggatctttggctgCAGGAACTACTCTTAATCCCTCCAAAAACTGCcgaatccacacagcttcctttaCAGCTTCAGATGCTACAATGTACTCAGATTCCGTTGTCGAATCCGCAATGACTggctctttgaaacttctccaacaAACCTCACCTCCATTTAAcataaaaacaaaaccagcttgggatttcaaatcatccctaacAGTTTGGAAACTAGGGTCCGTGTAAGCCTTTATACGTTGCTTAGAATCACCTTCAAATACCCAAaaagaatccttagtccttcttaagtacttaaggatattctttaCAGCTATCCACTGACTTTCACCTGGATTGGATTGGTAATGACTCATCATACTCGAAGCAAACGAGGCGTCGAGACGAATACACATCATAGCGTacatgattaatctaacaacgaaagcataagggatcaaGCTCATGCGTTCAATATCAACGGGTTCAGTAGGACTCTATGACTTGCTCAGAGTAATCTGATGGCCCATTGGTAGAAAGTCTCTCTTAGAGTCTTTCattttgaaccggtcaagaatcttataaaTATAAGTTTCTTGAGTCAATGCCAACATCCTTATAGATCTATTTTTATAGATCCGGATGCCTAagatgcgttgtgcttctcctaagtATTTCATTTGAAAATGATCCCCAAGCCACTCCTTCACAGAACTAAGCATTGGTTTGtaattcccaatgagtaatatgtcatcCAGATACAAGACCAGGTAAACAACCTTACTCCTACTAAACTTATAAACACGGTTCGAGTAAATCCGTCTTGTTtgataacatgatcaaaatgatggttccaactccttgatgctttcttaagaccataaatggatcttttAAGCTTCCACACCTTCTTAGGATTGTTAGGATGCACAAAACCCTCAGATTGTGTCATGTACACTTTCTCTTCTAAAATTCCATTCAAGAAGACGGTTTTGACATCAAACTAGcaaatttcataattataaaaaGCAGCAATCACTAAAATAATCCTAATGGATTGAAGCATTGCCAATGGTACAAATGTCTCATCACTGTAtaaaccatgaacttgagtgaaaccctttgccaccaatcgcGCTATGTAggcatctttatgtccatccaagCCGACTTTCatcttaaagatccatttacactgaagaggtctcaCTTCTTGAGGTAAATataccaggtcccatacctgattgtCGTACATGGAATCAATTTCGGatcgcatggcctcaagccaatATTTGGAGTCGGGACTAGATATAACCACTTTGTATGTTGCATGtttgtcactttctaaaagtaacacatcATAACCACCACCTTCCTCGATGATACCAAGATATCTATCAGGTTGGTGACTAATGCTACCTGACCTCCTAAGTTCCGAAGGAATTACAACTGATTTAGATGTAGAAGGAATATCTTCCTATGCCACCTCCTCAGTTTGTGCCTCTTAAACTTCAGTAAGTTCAAATTTACTCCTactttgtcttctagaaataaaattcttttctagaaagacagcatcacgagacacaaacactttgttctcttgacgGTGGTAAAAATAATAGCCACGAGTTTCATTTAGATAACCCACAAAGAAATACTTGTCGGATCGGGGAGCTAACTTATCGCCAGACTTGCTTTTAACATAAGCTTTACCACCCCAAACACGAAGAAACGACAAGTTAGGGACTTTCCTttaccatatctcatatggagttttctcGGCTGTCTTAGTTaggcttcgatttagtgagaaTATTGCTGACAAAAGTGTGAAACCCCAAAATGAGTCAGAAAGCTGAGTCTgattcatcatggatcgaaccatatctaataaactTCGATTCCtgctttcagccacaccatttattTGTGGTGTGCCTGGAGGAGTCAACTGCGAAACTATTCCACAATTTTTCATTTGATTATCAAATATATTACTTAGATATTCCCCACCATGATCCGATCGAAAGTCTTTGATCCGTCTTTGTAATTAGATCTCTACTTCATTTGAAACTCTTTGAGATTTTCAAAGGCTGCACTCTTATTACTCATCAACTAGAGAAAACCATATCTACTTagatcatcggtaaaagtaatgaagtagtcataacCACCTCTATATGTGattgtcattggaccacatacatcggtatgtataaggcccAACAACTCACTGGCTCATCCACCTTTTCCAGAAAAATGGGTACATgtcattttgccaagtaaacAAGATTTGCATATGCCACAAGATTCATAATTAGATGGCTTGAGGACTCTTGTAGACAAGAGTCTCTTTATACGCTTCTCGTTTACATGGCCTAGTCGACAATGCCAGAGGTACGATTGATCAGAGTCACTTATTTTGAGCCTTTTATTATCTTTATGATAAACATCATTAGTCAGGTCAAGAACGTATATTCCACCAATTGCAATGGCTTGGCCATAAAgcaaatcatcatataaaaagGTTAGAAAAttgttttgtaacacccccttcttatccGGCCAAGGTAATcggaagatgttaccatctcggtttcccgaggcgatgaatcggagttgcaattaagaaacaactTAAATATATAACAAGTTTAGTGGTTACAAATGATTAAATGATTAATAAATGTAAACTATAACATATACAACTCGACTACTATCTAAGTTATCTAACTAGGTAACTCCACTCCAAGTTCAAAGTGCATCCTGTCTCCCGCGTGACACCAAAtcaacctgtactcaacctgctccccatatgatcggaaatatcatatggatcgacacagaccaccccagaaataggtgacaatttacatagacacacaacacgtcagtttcaataaataaacataCGACACAACATGATAggtaaatatgcaacatgccaatgatatgaatgagacaaCATTATACAATCACCACGCCGCTGCCAAGACACGCCCATaagtacccacaaccaccggtgctAGGGACACGCCTACAACATGACACCTCACAAAtaagtaccgggacacgcccagacgtaccgggtgcGGAAGCTAACCGGATCTCCTGCCaaacgtcgtgcctcaaccacacgagtgcCTCTGTACTCAAGTCCTTAATGTGcgcatccctcttggagtgggaagctccaagaggcgactaaagcgtaagacggtctcccaaccgccttacgtctcctcaacaacaaccatatcctcaacatatacaataataacaatgataTAATATACAACACCACATATCATAGTAAGACAAATTATAAAATACACTCTTCAACATGCCATGCACATCCATTACTCAATTATTCCGACTTCTTGAGTCCTCATGAACCAATATCATATTATAATTAAATTCCAACAACATAAGCGACTCACCAAGATCCTCAAACATTACCATGTGATGTAATACAACTCATAATATGAAAATGATGTGaaagacacacaaatatgcaTACATATTATTGAAATCAAGTAGGATtaccctaccttttagcatatttTCAAAACCTACTTGAATCCGACTCGATtccgtctcataaaaccgtctcatcctatacaaactacacaatactatcacaaatacATCCAACACTATTATAcactacaaaaccccttattatcacccactaattacccatattacatgcactaactactaattaattacccaaaacaaaacccccaaaagtaAGGGTTTGAACTAATTAGAgaagggtagatcttaacttataaagtaagaggaaggaagaagaaagatgaATAATCCACCAAAACAAGCTTGAATCCCATGGGAATGTATTTGTGAGGGtcttagagagaagggagagagtttagaGTAAGTAGGAAGGAGAAGGAAATGATTTCGATAAGATAAGGTGAAATCCCGAAATTGGCATTTATCGGGTGCTGTACAGTGGCACTCAGTCGAGTGtcgagtccactcgatcgagtgccactcactcggtcgagtgctcgccCACTCGACCGAGCGtcagccactcgatcaagtaaaccCTCAACTCGGTCCACTGCATCCCCACTAGGTCTACTGTAGGTCACACTTGGTCTAGTATATGGTCATCCCTTGCTTTGGAGTAGTTCCTCCACCAGTCCCAAGGTCTCCTCATGCATCCCAAGGTACTTTTGCGGGTCCCACAGAAtgtgggtattacaatcttcccccttaaaatgaacttcgttcccgaagttcgCCTCACTCTCTCTTTCCCACCGTTATATCAAGTCTCTCTCTCCGTCTCGTTACCAACTCTTAAGTCTCCTCTCTTTCCCAACCCCTTACTGTATTCACTCTCTTACATACAAACGCTTCCAAACTCAAGGTTCCATTGACATTGTCCCTCTCCTATTGCTTGGTTTCTTTCTTTAACTTCctaattgttacattcactccccctaaaagagaacttcgtccagAAGTTCAACGCTTAAGCACAAGGTATACtcattgatgcgtgcattttatataggtatttcatacttcatttgcacgcatttcaatgcattttatgtagtatttagctacaaatgtcccccgaattggctactttggtttgtcttgtattatttgtagTTATGAACCGTAAAAGagcgtaatcaagcctaaaacatgtcactatgcatgcatttaagagattagttgagtcggagccttaagactactattttgagatgcgcaaagaagtaagttagctaggcgagcaaagtaagaactttaaattgctagtacctattttgaagagtcatatctcgagttctaccaCATATTTTCAGGTTATTCCAACTGGAGATGAAATCctatcctcttagatttccaacgccaccggaaacgccctgtttgcccTAGTATCGAAGAAATGGaagtcgtttgaagttcagtgcgcgaagcagtaATTGTGCACTAggaagtactcgattgagtacaattgtgttcgatcgactcctttttcgactcgatcgagtagtgcctatttaataagtgttcaatcgagtacctaaagttctcgatcgagaggttttagcttggatttgctcgatcgagtgatataaaagtcctcgatcgagttgtttgctattgggctcgagctttttagtcttatttagttattaggttaaataaaaatcGTCTTTGCTATATAAAGGACGGCGATAGAAACATAGGGGGGGACATATTGGACGCTTGTTCCTTGACATTTCataatttcttttctcttttctactGTTGActgcttttcttcctttttccggATCTTTTCTCTGTAATTCTCCTttccccttttctctctttagttaatgtttattatttctcttccctttattcttgctcttttctcacttatgtctagctaattctccttgctaggattaggggagtcgatgattattgttaattgttaattagtttgcagatCTGTTGTTGTTATTATGTCTCTGTTGTTTATCACTGCTCTTAATTGTAACTagttgattgaatcgatgcaattagcttatttaacattggtaagccatgacctagaccgaaaggttggaatgggTGAGACTTGC is a genomic window containing:
- the LOC141631973 gene encoding secreted RxLR effector protein 161-like, whose product is MCIRLDASFASSMMSHYQSNPGESQWIAVKNILKYLRRTKDSFWVFEGDSKQRIKAYTDPSFQTVRDDLKSQAGFVFMLNGGEVCWRSFKEPVIADSTTESEYIVASEAVKEAVWIRQFLEGLRVVPAAKDPITIFCYNSGAIFQAKEPTSSNKSTQKIS